One genomic segment of Brevibacillus laterosporus LMG 15441 includes these proteins:
- a CDS encoding helix-turn-helix domain-containing protein translates to MSLGWLYPNISSTAIATASFFDKVQGNSENTDLKKRIGERIKEKRTEAGLYQSHLAERVGVDRVSISNYETGRAVPPWDIIVALAEVLNCTTDYLLCKTDINLYDWIPSPAEEAEEAQKKENPDPYKDEKGFLANIDLADEELLKQFKVVLDGQELSEKEWKKLIAFLRVDRQYH, encoded by the coding sequence TTGTCACTAGGATGGCTATATCCGAACATTTCCTCGACAGCTATAGCAACCGCATCTTTTTTTGATAAGGTACAAGGAAACAGCGAAAATACTGATCTAAAAAAAAGAATCGGTGAAAGAATCAAAGAAAAAAGAACAGAGGCTGGATTATACCAATCACATTTAGCAGAAAGAGTTGGGGTTGATCGGGTTAGCATATCTAACTATGAAACAGGTAGAGCTGTGCCACCTTGGGATATAATCGTTGCACTTGCAGAGGTTTTAAATTGCACGACTGATTACCTTTTATGTAAGACAGATATTAATCTATATGACTGGATTCCTTCTCCTGCTGAAGAAGCAGAAGAAGCACAAAAAAAAGAGAACCCTGATCCGTATAAAGACGAAAAAGGGTTCTTAGCAAATATTGATCTAGCAGACGAAGAATTACTAAAACAGTTTAAAGTAGTTTTGGATGGTCAGGAGTTGTCTGAGAAGGAATGGAAAAAGTTAATTGCTTTTCTCCGTGTTGATCGTCAGTACCATTAA
- a CDS encoding transposase — MGKIRKTYSKNFKLKAVQLYLSGEQGYKTLTRDLGISDPSILRRWVDHYRKEGIQGLDEKRGRTKNPLRGRPRTRPESTEEEIVRLRAENEFLKKWLGLEKR; from the coding sequence ATGGGGAAAATTAGAAAAACATATTCAAAGAATTTTAAGCTAAAAGCCGTACAGCTTTATTTGAGCGGTGAACAAGGGTACAAAACACTTACAAGGGATCTCGGCATTAGTGACCCTTCTATTTTAAGAAGATGGGTTGATCATTATAGAAAGGAAGGTATACAGGGACTAGATGAAAAACGCGGGAGAACAAAAAATCCTCTTAGAGGAAGACCACGAACAAGGCCAGAGAGTACGGAGGAAGAGATAGTTCGATTACGTGCAGAGAACGAATTCTTAAAAAAGTGGCTAGGTCTAGAAAAGAGGTGA